The proteins below come from a single Vibrio cyclitrophicus genomic window:
- a CDS encoding ABC transporter substrate-binding protein produces the protein MDFKKHSTALLISSLLTPFIAVTAVAETLPAGVSLAKDQHLVRANDAEAATLDPAKAEGLPEMHILRDLFEGLVIQDRDGNITPGVAESWETEDNQTFVFHLRKDAKWSNGDPVTADDFVYAIRRAVDPKLASPNVWYLKLTKINNIADVAEGKKPVEELGISAVDKHTVKFDLDSKVPYFVAMTGHTSMMPVHKATLENSDKPWSDPKQFVGNGAFVLDEWVVNERIELKKNSNYWDSSDTNLTQVTYIPFENQNASINRYAVGEVDITSDVPTHMAQQLKTKYQDAFTAVPLLCTYYYAFNTTRPPFDDSRVRKAVSYSMMRDVITNGVTQVGNLPAYTFAHEYTAGFDATQPEYSTWTQKERDQKAKELLKEAGYDAANPLDFKLLYNTSESNKSIAVAIASMLKGNLGAQVELENQEWKSYLVSRRQGDFDVMRASWCGDYNEASTFLSLLRSESSGNFARYNNDKYDSAMDSALAATNEQDRQSFYDQAEQLLAEDMPIAPIYYYMQARLVRPSVGGFAKNNVEGRIYSKDLYIKE, from the coding sequence ATGGATTTTAAAAAACATTCAACGGCTTTACTCATTTCATCTCTATTGACCCCTTTTATCGCAGTGACAGCCGTTGCTGAAACCTTACCTGCTGGTGTTTCATTGGCAAAAGACCAACACTTAGTTCGTGCCAATGATGCAGAAGCGGCGACACTCGATCCTGCGAAAGCTGAAGGCCTGCCTGAAATGCACATTTTACGAGACCTATTTGAAGGTTTAGTGATTCAAGATCGCGATGGCAACATTACTCCTGGTGTTGCGGAATCTTGGGAAACCGAAGACAACCAGACGTTTGTATTCCACCTACGTAAAGATGCTAAATGGTCGAATGGCGATCCGGTGACAGCCGATGATTTCGTGTATGCGATAAGACGTGCGGTAGACCCGAAACTTGCTTCGCCGAATGTTTGGTATCTCAAGCTTACCAAAATCAACAATATTGCTGACGTAGCAGAAGGTAAAAAGCCCGTCGAAGAGCTCGGTATCTCTGCTGTCGATAAACACACGGTGAAGTTCGATCTTGATAGCAAAGTGCCATACTTTGTTGCGATGACGGGTCACACATCTATGATGCCCGTTCATAAGGCAACGCTAGAAAACAGCGATAAGCCGTGGAGCGACCCTAAGCAGTTTGTAGGGAATGGCGCTTTTGTTTTAGATGAGTGGGTGGTTAACGAACGGATTGAACTGAAGAAGAATTCTAACTACTGGGATAGCTCAGATACCAATCTAACCCAAGTGACTTACATTCCGTTCGAAAACCAAAACGCTTCGATTAACCGTTATGCGGTGGGCGAGGTCGATATCACGTCTGACGTACCAACACACATGGCGCAGCAGCTTAAAACCAAATACCAAGATGCGTTTACCGCGGTACCTTTGTTGTGTACCTACTACTACGCGTTCAATACCACGCGTCCACCGTTTGACGATTCACGAGTGCGTAAAGCGGTATCGTATTCAATGATGCGTGATGTGATCACCAATGGTGTCACTCAGGTGGGTAACCTACCTGCTTATACTTTTGCCCATGAGTACACGGCAGGTTTTGATGCGACTCAGCCTGAATACAGCACATGGACTCAAAAGGAACGTGACCAAAAAGCAAAAGAGCTACTGAAAGAAGCGGGGTACGATGCAGCTAATCCATTGGATTTCAAATTGCTCTACAACACCAGTGAGTCGAACAAGTCGATTGCAGTGGCCATCGCTTCAATGTTGAAAGGTAACCTCGGCGCGCAAGTTGAGCTGGAAAACCAAGAGTGGAAGTCTTACCTAGTATCACGTCGCCAAGGTGATTTTGATGTAATGCGAGCGTCTTGGTGTGGTGACTACAATGAAGCGTCGACCTTCTTGAGCCTATTGCGCTCTGAGTCATCGGGTAATTTTGCTCGTTACAACAACGACAAGTACGACTCAGCGATGGACAGCGCATTAGCCGCAACCAATGAGCAAGATCGCCAAAGTTTCTATGATCAAGCCGAGCAGTTACTGGCTGAAGATATGCCTATCGCGCCAATCTATTACTACATGCAGGCCCGCCTAGTGCGACCAAGTGTCGGTGGTTTTGCTAAGAACAACGTTGAAGGGCGCATCTATTCTAAGGATCTTTATATCAAAGAATAG
- the mpaA gene encoding murein tripeptide amidase MpaA — protein sequence MPRTERAAFSIKPLSYGKSVLGAPLLYFPAQIESESRGLILAGTHGDETASIAGLSCALRSLPAANLRHDVILSMNPDGNQLGTRANANQVDLNRAFPTQNWTENGTVYRWSSHTPVRDVKVKTGQANQLEPEVQSLINLIEQRKPKFVISFHEPLAMVDDPNQSELASWLGKQFNLPIVEDVDYETPGSFGTWCQERNLPCITVELPPVSADLTIEQYLDAFVVVLRCEGIV from the coding sequence ATTCCAAGAACGGAAAGAGCTGCGTTTTCGATAAAGCCGCTGTCATATGGAAAATCGGTGTTAGGTGCGCCTTTGCTCTACTTCCCCGCACAAATAGAAAGCGAATCTCGCGGGCTGATTTTAGCAGGCACACACGGCGATGAAACCGCTTCTATCGCGGGTTTGTCTTGCGCCCTAAGAAGCTTGCCTGCCGCCAACTTACGACACGATGTGATTCTGTCGATGAACCCAGATGGCAATCAGCTAGGTACCCGCGCTAATGCTAACCAAGTCGATTTGAACCGCGCCTTTCCGACTCAAAACTGGACTGAAAACGGCACCGTCTATCGCTGGAGTTCCCACACACCTGTCAGAGATGTCAAAGTGAAAACCGGCCAAGCCAACCAGCTCGAACCAGAAGTGCAGTCACTCATCAACCTCATTGAGCAACGCAAACCCAAGTTCGTCATCTCTTTCCACGAACCTCTCGCCATGGTCGACGACCCAAACCAATCAGAACTCGCCTCTTGGTTAGGCAAACAGTTCAACCTACCAATCGTCGAAGACGTTGATTACGAAACCCCAGGCTCATTCGGCACTTGGTGCCAAGAAAGAAACCTACCGTGTATTACCGTAGAATTACCACCCGTTTCTGCGGATTTGACTATCGAACAGTATTTGGATGCGTTTGTGGTGGTGTTGAGGTGTGAGGGTATTGTTTAG
- a CDS encoding GGDEF domain-containing protein: MDNFPLDIRTLSIIFIIFSLIFSIGLLLFQSAQKQVLGLSLFSSSMFVIGSGTILLSLRGSISDFMSIIVGNLTIAYGFHLVLHSLTVFRRHSRQIVQYSRIALFLVLVSFVQFTYYEQSIQNRIIVMSLYLAFVTASSAIVILNGKRNDLSLAVNMMALPFIIYSFFMTFRAIKTHFSLNEMNSLISANYLNEYTYILSIILIVSMSFSMLWLINARLVHSLQCLSQQDPLTALKNRRALDQAVKKHQVQVNYKPVCIVLLDIDNFKQVNDQFGHLVGDDAIKALATTVLRLIDLPNTVFRLGGDEILIWLPNSNLERAAALSEKLRSAIQKIRLEQQPSLKITSSFGISLLSENENWKDCVARADRALYQAKLKGRNTIVIEESHNNYSIPTKAVSNS, translated from the coding sequence ATGGATAATTTCCCGTTAGATATAAGAACTCTAAGTATAATTTTCATTATATTCTCACTTATCTTTAGTATTGGCTTGTTATTATTCCAGTCAGCTCAGAAACAAGTCCTGGGGCTTTCCCTTTTTTCATCATCTATGTTCGTGATTGGCAGTGGTACCATACTATTAAGCTTGAGAGGCTCTATCTCGGACTTTATGAGTATTATTGTTGGGAATTTAACCATTGCTTATGGTTTTCATTTGGTACTACATAGTTTGACTGTTTTTCGTCGTCATTCACGTCAGATTGTTCAATATAGTCGCATTGCACTGTTTTTGGTTTTAGTAAGTTTTGTTCAATTTACTTATTACGAACAGTCTATTCAAAACCGCATTATTGTTATGAGTCTCTACTTAGCATTCGTAACCGCAAGTTCGGCTATAGTGATACTGAACGGGAAAAGGAATGATCTTTCGTTGGCTGTAAATATGATGGCTTTGCCTTTTATTATTTATAGCTTTTTTATGACTTTTCGAGCTATAAAAACGCATTTTTCATTGAACGAGATGAATAGCCTTATCAGCGCGAACTACTTAAATGAATATACGTATATTTTAAGTATTATTCTTATTGTATCTATGTCCTTCTCAATGCTTTGGTTGATAAACGCGAGGCTCGTACATTCACTTCAATGCCTTTCACAACAGGATCCTCTTACGGCACTAAAGAACCGTCGAGCTCTGGATCAGGCAGTAAAAAAACATCAAGTACAGGTGAATTATAAGCCGGTTTGCATTGTATTACTGGATATCGATAACTTTAAACAAGTGAACGATCAGTTTGGGCATCTTGTAGGTGACGATGCGATTAAAGCTTTAGCGACAACGGTATTGAGGTTAATCGATTTACCTAATACGGTCTTCCGGCTTGGAGGAGATGAAATTCTTATCTGGTTACCCAATTCGAACCTGGAACGAGCCGCTGCGCTTTCAGAAAAGCTACGCTCGGCGATTCAGAAGATCAGACTTGAGCAACAACCATCCCTGAAAATTACGTCAAGTTTTGGTATTAGCTTGCTATCAGAAAATGAAAATTGGAAAGACTGTGTCGCGCGCGCGG